The DNA sequence TGCATCAGACATGGTATCCTCTCCTGCTATCCGCACCTCATCGGTGAAGAGAGGATCATTTTCGACGCAAACCAGGCTCAGAGGAGCACTGATGTCTTTGAAGTCATCGGGGGTGACTGAGGCGGCATGTGCCAAAGCACCGGCCTTGATGAATGGCCCGGACTTGAGTCCTCCGCTCTCGGCATCCCCCTCAACAACCTTTGTCTTCTTGGCAAGAAGCAAAACGAACCGCGCACCGACGCAATACCCGGCCGCATAGATGCCATCGCCACGCTGGATGGAGTCTGCGTACTGCTCCCGGGCAGCATCGATCACCTTGTGCAGGATTGGCATGACGCGGTCCTCAGTGACGCGGGCGAGCCACATGTCAATGAGGAACGATTTTGTAACCTCGACAGCCTTTAGCTTGAACTGCTCAAGGATAGATGTGGAGTCATCGGTGACAGCGGTTGCGCCTGGGGCTGTGTCGCCGGCGAAGAGGTCGGGCATGAGGACGAGGTAGCCCTCCGAGGCGAACTTGTCGGCCTGGATCTGGTTGTTGGTGGACTTGATGCCTGTACCTccggtgaggaggaggaggagtcggGAAGGGGCATGAGGGTAGTCGGTGGGCTTGGAGATGTAGACCTAGAGGCGAGCGTCGTTAGCGACAGTATAGATGGGGTCACCAGTTGGACGCACATCAACGTCAttgagcttgatgatctcgCCGGTAGAGGCCTGTCCAGACGCTACACCTGTTAGTATGGGATGGGAATGATCAGGAATGCAGAACATACGAGTAGGCCTGTCGGTTACACAGTGTTCGCCGACAACAGCAGCGCTGGTCTCCTGGGCGTCGCTCTCGGGAGCTCGAGTAGCATTGTCTGCGTCAGCCATGGTGGTTTTCTGGTTGTCCTATCTGCGATCGAGATGCGTAGTGTCGTAGGATTGGCAGgcagatgatgttgttgtttgaTGCATGGCTGATTGCAGTTGAGGGGCTGCCTGAGGTTGGAcagctgcgctgcgctgcggcGCCTTGGCTGGAATCCAACGTCATGTTGGAGGGGTAACTCCCTGCAGGAGCTCTTCCTTGCGTGCGTGACGCGGCGACAGGTGAATATTGGTTCATGCGGCAGCGGAGTCAGGTGGTTGATATCGGTAAATCTGAGCTTCAGAATATCAATTCTATACTAGAAAGGCCCAATACCCTGTATATCTTGACATTCACACTTGGTATTCTCTACTAGCTTGTCGAGATCGTGTGGTTCGTCCCCGGTTGCCCCAGCCATCAACTGCCGTAGCATTACATAATCCAACGACCCCGCGATCTCTTGCCACACAGCGCGTTGAGTGGAACGCGCTGAACGCGTCGTAGGCACCATCTTCCTTTTATCGTCCACTTCCATCACCTTCCCCCAGACAGCTACTCAACCAAGCCATCAAACCAACGAGATACACACAATCTACCGCCGAGAACCTATCACAGCTTACGGCAACCATGGCTGCAGCTTCAGCGCTCTCTCGAGGCGCCCTTGAGTGCGTTTTCTTGTCTCTCAGCTCCCTTCTCCATTCACTAACTTTTTGTCAGCGTGATCTTCAATGATCCCGAcaaggccgccaagctcTTCCCCGTACCCGTCTTGCAATGCCTCCAAGTCAAGCAGATGGCCCCTTCGGCCCAAGGTGGAGAACGATACCGCCTCGTTATGAGCGATGGCCAGCATTACGTTCAGACCATGCTTGCCACACAGGCCAACCACGTCGTTCGCGACAACAAGCTCGTCCGAGGCTGCTTTGCCCGGATCAAGCAATACACTCCCAACAAtctgaagggcaagaagtgAGTTCGTGATTCACCGTCGTCTCGACTGCTTCTGACCACATCTAGTATCCTTGTCATCCTCGATCTCGAAGTCGTCGAATCCCTTGGCATCCAGGACAAAATTGGCGAGCCGGTCGCGGTCGACGCAAAGCCACCCGGTCAGGAGGGTGCCATCGCCGGAGGAGACTTCTACGGTGTTAAGAAGGAGGAACAAAAGCCACAGCCCCAACAattccagcagcagcaacagcagcagtcGATGCCTTCGCGACCAGCCATGCACGGTGGCAGCAACATCTACCCCATCGAGGGCCTGTCGCCCTTTGCGCACAAGTGGACCATCAAGGCTCGAGTCACCTCCAAGTCGGATATCAAGACATGGCACAAGGCCACAGGCGAGGGAAAGCTGTTCAGCGTTAACCTTCTGGATGAGAGTGGTGAGATCAAAGCCACTGGTTTCAACGAGCAGTGCGATGCCTTCTATGACCGCCTGCAGGAGGGCTCTGTTTATTACATCTCCACTCCTTGCCGAGTGTcactggccaagaagcagttCTCCAACCTTCCCAACGACTACGAGCTCGCTTTTGAGCGGGATACAGTCatcgagaaggccgaggaccAGACCAATGTACCTCAAGTGAGGTTCAACTTCTGCACCATCCAGGAGCTGCAGAGCGTGGAGAAGGACAACACAGTCGATGTGATCGGTGTGCTCAAGGAGGTCGGCGAGATTGGAGAGATTGTATCCAAGAAGGACGGCCGACCTTTCCAGAAGCGAGAGCTAACCCTCGTGGATGATACTGGCTACTCAGTCCGTGTTACAGTTTGGGGCAAGACGGCCAACTCGTTCGACGCCCCTGCCGAGTCTGTTGTAGCCTTCAAGGGCACCAAGGTATCCGACTTTGGTGGAAAGAGTCTCAGTCTTCTTTCTTCTGGCACGATGAGTGTCGATCCCGACATTCCTGATGCTCACCGACTCAAGGGATGGTATGACTCCGCTGGACGAACAGACACTTTTGCAACCCACCAGGGCATGGCAAGCATGGGCAACGCCACCGGCCGAAaggacgagatcaagactATCTCTCaggtcaaggatgagaaCCTTGGCATGGATGACCAGGCCTACTACACCATCAAGGCGACTATCGTCTTTATGAAGCAAGACACCTTTTGCTACCCAGCCTGTGCTTCCCAGGGCTGCAACAAGAAGGTGACGGAGATGGGAGATGGCACTTGGCATTGCGAGAAGTGCAACGTGTCGCACGATAAGCCGGAATACCGATACATTCTGTCTCTCAACGTGGCCGACCACACCAGCCACCAATGGCTCAGCTGCTTCGATGATTCTGGCCAGAAGATCCTGGGTCGTACAGCCAatgagatgatggagctGAAGGAGTCGGATGACCCAACCAAGTTCACGGCGGCATTTGAGGAGGCCAactgcaagaagctcacgTTCCGATGCAGAGCAAAGATGGACAACTTTGGCGAGGCTCAGAGGTACGTTGCCGTGTTCCCTGACTGTGTGTGAGATACTAACATTAGCGTCGTAGGATACGATATCAGGTGATGAGTGCTATGCCCCTGGACTTTACTTCGGAAggcaacaagctcaaggagatgatTAAGGAGTACGAAAACATGGGAGTatgaagatgaaggctgCGATTCCAGGGCGTGCGGGATGGCGAAAAGAGATTCGGGATTGTCTTAGCATGTATACCTTGTAAAGCCGGGATGAAAGGATCGGTCTACAATGCCGTGGACATGAACATTACGCAACACATAATGAAATGAGCATCGCGACGAAGGCAGTGTCATCTGGGATGAGTCGAACAAGGGTGTAGAGAATGATGTAAATGCTCAAGAGGATTCAACAAGCTTTTATTAACCCAACGCCGTCATGTGTGCAGGATGCCCCAATGCTTGGTATCTAACTACAGGGGCAGCCTCTGGTGCTTCCAgggcttcttgccctcgccgTCTCCGTAGTCAGCGGTGGCCTGGTAGTCACCGCGGATCTTGTACTTGTAAATGGTcaagccctcgaggccaacaGGCCCACGGGCATGGATCTTGTTGGTGCTGATACCAACCTCGGTACCGAAGCCGTAGCGCATGCCGTCGGCGAGACGGGTAGCGGCGTTCCAGTAGACACCGGCAGAATCAACCTCGTTCATGAACCGCTCAGCCTCGGCTGAGTCGGAGGTCATGATGGCGTCGGTGTGGTGAGAGCCGTGGGTGTTGATGTgggtgatggcctcgtcaaGGGAGGAGACGGTCTTGACGCCGATGGTGAGGGAGAGATGCTCCGTGTCGTAGTCCTCGGCCGTGACATCCTGGACACCCTCGAGAGAAAGGGATGCAATGGCGGccttgctggcctcgtcAACGCGGAGAGAGACGCCCTTGGCggcgagagcagcagcaacaccgGGGAAGACGGTAGTCAGAGCGGTAtcctggacgaggagggtcTCGGCGGCGTTGCAGGCAGCGGGATAGCTGGTCTTGGAGTCGacgatggcggtgatggccttgtccttgtctgcAGAGGCAGTGAGGTAGATGTGGCAAAGACCGTCTGCATGGCCGAGGACGGGAATCTTTGTCGACTCCTTGATGTAGCGGACCAGATCGTTGGATCCACGGGGGATGACGAGGTCAATGTAGCGGTCCTGGGCAAGGAGCTGGGCGATGACATCGCGGGTGGTGACGAGCTGGATGGCTGAGTTGGGAACCTGGGTTGTCTCTAGGGCTGAGGAGAtgaccttggagatggcgacgAAGGACTCGGTGGATTCCTTTCCACCTAGGAGGTGTGAGTTTTGTGAGTTGAGATGATGGGGGGAAACTTacccttgaggatggcagCGTTGCCAGACTTGATGGCGAGAGAGGCAATGTTGGCGATGACTTCGGGTCGGGcctcaaagatgatgagaagcaCACCGATGGGGCATGAGACACGCTCCATGACGAGATCATTGTCAAGCTCAGTCCTCATCTGAACCTGACCAACTATTGAAAAAGTGAGTCTTTCAAGCTCAACCACACAAGAATAGGAAACCAACCTGGATCCTCAAGATTCCTCACGTCGAGAATACCCTTGAGCATATCCTCCcacttgcccttcttgcccagATCCAGCCGCGACACGAGAGCCTGGCTGAGGGaaccatcagcagcagcctttGCGGCGAGCTCCAGGTCGCGGGCgttggcggcgaggatgtCGTCCTTGGCGGCCGTGAGTGCGGCGTGGATGGCGTCGAGGGCGCTGTTGCGGGCCGAGGCGGGGAGGGTGGCGAGGGCGAAGGATGCCGTCTTTGCGGCGCTGGCTGCGGCCTCTGGGGAGGCGTTTGTGAGGGACATTGTGAGGTTTGGTGATGTTCTTGTTTGGTGGTGAGTGTTTGAtatggaggagatggttTAAAGTGACTCAGGTGGTTTGGTGGGGTTCATGCACCCCGCCATCTATTGGAAGTGCGGGAGAGCTTCCGGAGCTTGAGAAGGGCCAGTAAGGACAAGGCATTACAATATAAAAGAGTGATTGGATATTCTAAAAGCATTAGTTACAGGCTAGACTCTACAAGTATTGACATTGATAGACTATAAAATAGAAAAATGCTGGTCTtgtcttgatgagctcacATGGATGTTTTCACAGATATGAGAGTGGAGCGATGTCGGCGGCTGGGGTATAAAACTCGAACTGTTGCTAAAGTCAAGCAATGTATTATTGCTGGACATTGTGTAGCAAAGAAAGCCGCCAACAAATGTAGAACAAACTTGTGAAAACGAGTACTATAAGTTAGAATAGAGATTACCCTTACTTATGCTGTGTAACTTGTGCTCATTGCTTCAATCTCATTGCGAAGTATTAGAAGCGTTTGGTGATATACACCATTGTAGCGACATCTTCAAATTTAATAGCACAAGGACGAACAACAAATGAATTATATTCGAGTACTTCGTAGATATATATGAAAAAGTGTTATTCTTTTACCTGATCACTTACTCCTGTCGTGTTGTGTGCACACCGTCGCGTGACCGCCGACACCTACTTGGTTAGGAAACCTCCTCCGATACAGGAACGCTTCACATGCTTGAGGGAACGCAACTTCTGACAAGGCGCAGTTAGCTCAATTGCAAAACGGCGAGATGCTGATTAATTCAAATTCCAGCACAGGCCATTTTCCAATTGCACTTTTGTTCTTGGCCATTTCCCCCTGTCTTGTCGAGTTACTCTCATAACAAGTCATCAACCATACAATCACAGTAGACAACTACATATCATCAATACACAATCATGACAACTCAAATGAAACTCAGGAAGAATACATCCGCACCCTACCCCCCGCGTTATTCCCCCATCGAGTGCCGCTTTTCCGTCCTGTCGCCCCCCTTCGGCACCGCTCTCGGCGTTCCCTCCACATATCCGCTCCACACAGCTAATTCCCGGCTCAAGCATCCGAGATAGAAACTGGGAAATCATTGGTCAAACAAGCAAAAGCCGGGACCGGTTTGCTCTTGgactctctctctccccccGGGGAACAAATGTAGGGTGCGGAATGATAGATGCGGGCTCGTCAATGGTaccctttttcttctttcgtGTTTGTTTTTCAAGCCGGGATCATTCTTCCACCCCCTacccaccaccacaaccttgatcttggcaaaATCTGACTCTTCATCTCCGCCTTTGAATGAATACATTTTTCGGATCTTTTTTTCGTTCAGTAGCTTTTTGAGATTCTTTCAGTTTAGAAAACAGTTCCGCTCCCGTCTCCGGTTCTTTCTGCTCCGTCTTGCTCCGGCTGCCGTCTCCCCGGGTTCGGCAGACCGGTCCCCACATTTTCTTTTCGGGGCCGACCGACGTCACCATGAGACCTGACCGTGACGACGAAAAAGTCGATCAAGGAATCGACGAAAAGGTAGAGCAAAGGTCCAGCCTCGAGCGAGGTGAAGTGGATGAGAAACACGGAGGCAGGCGTCCGGCTTCCACGGTTTCAACCTCCCGCTCAAGCCATACCCAGAGCCGGGCGGACTCCGTACGTCAGGAACAAGATGCCATTGAGCCCGTCACACTTGGTGAACCGTTAGGCCATATAGACACACGGAGGTCCGCCAAGCGCAGTTGTTCAAGGGCCTCATCCGCCCGTTCGAGGCCCTTGTCCATCGTCCCCCGTTCAAAAAGACGAGGTCTGTTCGGGAGCATCACTCTAGTCCCTGAGATTGCCTATCCCCCAGATTATAAGAACTCAACGAAATGGGGCCTCACTTTTATCATTGCCCTGGCCACGGCTGCGGCGCCCCTTGGATCGACAGTCGTGTATCGTAAGCCTTGTCCTTGCTAACATTTGAGTTAAATCGATAGAGTGCTGACGAGCAAAAAGCTGCCCTTCCCGTCTTAGCCCGCGAATTCAACGCCTCTGAGACGGTCACCAACCTTTCTGTTGCGTTGTACATGATCTCAATGGCCATCTTCCCCCTCTGGTGGTCTTCCTTCTCTGAGCAGTTTGGCCGTCGGTCCATCTACCTCGTCTCCTTTACCCTCTTTGTCATATTCTCAGTCCTCTCAGCCGTATCGACAAACATCACCATGTTGGTCGTCTTCCGTATGTGCGCCGGAGGTGCCTCAGCGAGTGCTCATTCTACCGGCGCTGGCTCCATCGCCGACTTGTTCGAGGTGTTTGAGCGCGGCCGAGCCATGAGCATCTTCTACCTCGGACCACTTTTGGGGCCCTTGGTCGCACCCGTCATCGGAGGTGTTTTAACGCAGGAGCTCGGCTGGCAGGCGACCATGTGGTTCCTCGCCATATATGGTCTTATAGTCTTGCTGatgatcctcttcttcctccccgagACACTGCAGCGGCGCAGGCCCGAGGAGGCACTACCGACTGAGGAGCTCAGCCGGATGCGCACCATGGACTCGGCCAAGGTCAGGACGAAGCGTCTAGTCAAGTCTGTCCGTCGGTTCCTGATCGATCCCCTGGGCGTGGTGCGCTACCTACGATTCCCGgccgtcttcatcaccgTGCTTCTCGCCGCTATTGCCTTCGGCTCGCTGTATGTGGTAAACATTGCCATCCAGCAAAAGTTCACTCGCGACCCGTACAACTACGGCCAACTGCTCCTCGGTCTGTTGTATATCCCATCAGGTGCCGGATACATCGTCGGCTCACTTTGTGGTGGACATTGGATCGACAGAATCATGGCGAGGGAGGCTCGCAAGGCAAACCGCTACGACGAGAATGGGAAACTCATCTATCTCCCCGAAGATCGGATGAGGGAGAACGCATGGATCATGGTGACGGCGTATCCGCTGGCACTGCTCATGTTTGGTTGGACATTGAGATATGGTTTGCCCACTCCGGTGCCATGTGtcgctctcttcttctttggaaTCTCGTCCATGCTCGTTTTTGTAAGACACCGCATCTCATATCAGTAGTACTTGGCTAACATCATGTCAACAGAGCAGTGCGACTACAATGCTTACCGAATTCATCCGAAAGAGCACATCTTCGGGCGCGGCGCTCAACAATCTGGTGAGAAACACTCTCTCTTGTATTGGAGCCATTGTAGCTGCGCCGTGGATCAATGCCATCAATGTCGGCTGGGTATTCACAACCATTTGTTTCTTTTGCTTGTTGGTTAGTTACACCAGTGTATGGCTGTTGAGGACGAACGCGACAAAGTGGAGGCGGACGATGGACGAGGCTTTGAATCAGTGAGAAGCCATATTGATAATACGGAGTATCAAAGATATGTTGGATTCTAGAGATTGAAAAGGGAAGGTATTCTCGTATATAATATGCCCATAAAAGGCAGACATTTAATTAAGCGGATCATGACTTTATGGCGGCCAAGGATAACGAAGCATGGTAACGCTCATCAAAACAATGCACAAGTATTGTAAAACATGTATTCAGATTCTGTTTAGGTAGGCCAGGTCTATGACTCTACTTCCCCCCAGCAAACATCTTTCCAAGagcatcaacatcgacatTTCCTCCGCTGAACACCAACCCAagatcccatccatcctcaccagcctccttctccaccATGGTCCTAAACTCCTCGTCGTACAGCGCCACGGCGAGGGGAACACAGGCGCTCGGCTCGACAACCAGCTTGAACCTCTCGTACACGAGCCTCATGGCGGCCAGGATCTCTTCTTCTGATACGCTGTACATTCCAGAGACCAATTTTCGTTTGTAGATGACGGACCATGGGTGCTCGCCCACCGGCGTGCGGAGGCCGTCGGCTACAGTCAACGTTTTGACTGCCGTGATGCGTTCACCGGATTCGTATCCGCGTTTACCGTCGTCAGCTCCTTCGAAGGAGGGCTCAGCGCCAAATACGCGGATGCCTGTGCCTTCACAGCTGAGAGCCACACCCGAGAGCATTCCACCGCCGCCGCAAGGTGTCATGATGGCATCCAACCcaggcttctccttcttgcctCCTGGCACACCCGGTCCAGCGTTGTCCCTCCCCGTAGCCGGAGCGCGGAACACCTTTTTCTGCCCGTCGACTTCAGCGTCGGTCGTCATAAGCTCAGTGACCTGCTGCTGGAACTCAAGACCGAGTGTGCCCTGGCCGAGCAGAATGTCTGGGTGGTCATATGGCGGTACGAGTCGAGCACCTGTCTCGGCAATAACCTTGTTTGCGACGGCCTCGCGCTCTGGAGCTGTGCTGCCACTGAAGATGACGTTGGCGCCATATCCCTTTGTTCCAGCAACCTTCTTGGGGTTGGAGATCTCAGGCATGACGATATGCGCCTTGATGCCACTCTCACGAGCTGCCAAAGCCAACGCCTGGGCGTGGTTTCCTACAACCAGTCAGTTCAAGCCCAATACCCCATCTTCGAGTTATTCTCTCACCTGAACTATGCGTCACAACACCCTTCTCCTTACCCCCTCCCTCCAACCACCCAGGCTCCTGCTTAAGCCTCTCCACAGCGTGAAACGCCCCTCTGGCCTTGAAGGCCCCAATCCGTTGCATGTTTTCGCACTTGAACCAGAGCCTCAGCACCGGCCGAGCCGGGGTTCGACCTTCAAATCGGGTCCCATCAAGCGTGCGAGGTGTCGAGGCCAGCTCAGTGAGGGTGCGGTTGGTGAGGACGGGTGTCAAGTGGACCAAGTCGCTGATGAGCTTGTGGGCCTCGATGACTGAGTCACGGTTCAGAGGAAGAGTTGTGGATAagtcggccatgatgaatgtTGCAGAGGCTAGAGGTTGAGTTTCAGGTCAAGAATGTGCTTGCTTGAATCCAACGTCTATGCCATCAACATGAGTCCTTATATATCGTGCTCCGGTTGTCGGTATACGTGCCTGCTTAGTGGAACCACCACACCTGTCGCTCTCGATTTCCTCTTTCGGAAACCGACTGGAGTCTGCCAAGAAAAGCCCGCACAACTACAAGTCAGTTGTCCCTTCAAGGGCGTGCCCTAGTCAATGATTACCTCAGTAAAGGTGAATGTCACAGATACAGGATAACAAGTTGAACAATAAGAAATTGGTATTCGTTTTGGCTCCGAGCCTGATATCAACTTTTGGACCAGCCTAGATCCCCCAAAGATCCCAGGAATTAAAGTACAAAAGTTCATGCGTTTGTTTTCATAAGACCGTTCATTTCCCAAATCTTTCCattccttcttcccctcagACGTCAACACTCATTAAACCCAGTTTACTTCTGGTTCTCGGGTCGGAGAGCGCGGACGGCCTTGCCGGCGCGCCAGATCTCGAGATCCCGGATCTCCTGCATCTCAGCCTCGTACTTCTCACGGTAGTCGGGCTGGCTGTTGTACTCGAGGGATCGCTTGGTCTCAGAGCCATCCTTGACAGAGTCGTACAGCTGGTTGAAGACGGGCTTCAGGGCATCCTTGAAGCGGGGGCTCCAGTCAATGGCACCACGACGGGCAGTGGTGGAGCAGGCCTCGTACATCCAGTCCATGCCGTTGGCACCGATGAGGGGGTACAGGGACTGAGTAGCCTCCTCGACGGTCTCGTTGAAGGCCTCGCTGGGGCTGTGGCCGCGCTCACGGAGAACCTCGTACTGAGCGAGGAACATGCCGTGGATACCACCCATCAGGCAGCCACGCTCACCGTAGAGGTCAGAGTAgacctccttctcgaaggTGGTCTTGTAGAGGTAGCCGGAGCCGATGGCGACACcgagggcgatggccttctcctcagccttgccAGTGACGTCCTGGTAGACGGCGAAGGAGGAGTTGATACCACGGCCCTCACGGAAGAGGGATCGGACGGTTCGGCCAGAGCCCTTGGGGGCGCAGAGGATGACGTCGATGTCGGTGGGgacctcgaccttggtgagGTCCTTGAAGACGGGGGAGAAACCGTGGGAGAAGTAGAGGGTCTGTTGCAGATGCTGTTAGTCTAGTGACATGACTAGCGTGGGGCGGGGTCATCTCTtaccttgcccttgacgagctggggCTTGATGGCGGGCCAGGTCTCAGACTGGGCAGCATCGGAGAGGAGGTTCATGACGATGGTACCACGggagatggcctcgtcgacatcgaACAGGTTCTTGCCGGCAACCCAGCCATCCTGCTCAGCGTCCTTCCAGGACTTGCCGTTCTTTCGGACACCAACAATGACGTTGAGACCGTTGTCACGGAGGTTAAGACCCTGGCCGTGACCCTGAGAGCCGTAGCCGATGAGGGCCAGGGTGTCGTTCTTGAAGTactcaaggagcttctcctggGGCCAGTCGGCACGCTCTGTAGCTGGTTAGTATCATCATGATGAGTGAGGTGGGGTAGCTCTTAAGCCCCCGAGACGTGAGAAGAGCTTACCGTAGACGTCCTCCTTGTGACCAGCAAAGTCAATGGTCTTCACACCACGGATCTGCTGCTGAGCAGGGCCGGCAGCAACGGGGCGGGCGACAGCACCAGCGCGGACGGCGGCGcgggcagcagcaacaaaggTGCGCTGCTGGACGCGGGGCACAGAGGCCAATTGGCGGGCCACGGGGGCGCGGAGGGTCTTGGTGAAGCTGCGGGAGGCCATTGTGACTGGAGGGGATCTGGG is a window from the Fusarium keratoplasticum isolate Fu6.1 chromosome 5, whole genome shotgun sequence genome containing:
- a CDS encoding DLH domain-containing protein, with translation MADADNATRAPESDAQETSAAVVGEHCVTDRPTPSGQASTGEIIKLNDVDVYISKPTDYPHAPSRLLLLLTGGTGIKSTNNQIQADKFASEGYLVLMPDLFAGDTAPGATAVTDDSTSILEQFKLKAVEVTKSFLIDMWLARVTEDRVMPILHKVIDAAREQYADSIQRGDGIYAAGYCVGARFVLLLAKKTKVVEGDAESGGLKSGPFIKAGALAHAASVTPDDFKDISAPLSLVCVENDPLFTDEVRIAGEDTMSDANLEHEVQVYPGVPHGFAVVGEYQDAAIKDAQATAYEQMLKWIQSH
- a CDS encoding Replication protein A subunit is translated as MAAASALSRGALDVIFNDPDKAAKLFPVPVLQCLQVKQMAPSAQGGERYRLVMSDGQHYVQTMLATQANHVVRDNKLVRGCFARIKQYTPNNLKGKNILVILDLEVVESLGIQDKIGEPVAVDAKPPGQEGAIAGGDFYGVKKEEQKPQPQQFQQQQQQQSMPSRPAMHGGSNIYPIEGLSPFAHKWTIKARVTSKSDIKTWHKATGEGKLFSVNLLDESGEIKATGFNEQCDAFYDRLQEGSVYYISTPCRVSLAKKQFSNLPNDYELAFERDTVIEKAEDQTNVPQVRFNFCTIQELQSVEKDNTVDVIGVLKEVGEIGEIVSKKDGRPFQKRELTLVDDTGYSVRVTVWGKTANSFDAPAESVVAFKGTKVSDFGGKSLSLLSSGTMSVDPDIPDAHRLKGWYDSAGRTDTFATHQGMASMGNATGRKDEIKTISQVKDENLGMDDQAYYTIKATIVFMKQDTFCYPACASQGCNKKVTEMGDGTWHCEKCNVSHDKPEYRYILSLNVADHTSHQWLSCFDDSGQKILGRTANEMMELKESDDPTKFTAAFEEANCKKLTFRCRAKMDNFGEAQRIRYQVMSAMPLDFTSEGNKLKEMIKEYENMGV
- a CDS encoding Glutamate-5-semialdehyde dehydrogenase, producing the protein MSLTNASPEAAASAAKTASFALATLPASARNSALDAIHAALTAAKDDILAANARDLELAAKAAADGSLSQALVSRLDLGKKGKWEDMLKGILDVRNLEDPVGQVQMRTELDNDLVMERVSCPIGVLLIIFEARPEVIANIASLAIKSGNAAILKGGKESTESFVAISKVISSALETTQVPNSAIQLVTTRDVIAQLLAQDRYIDLVIPRGSNDLVRYIKESTKIPVLGHADGLCHIYLTASADKDKAITAIVDSKTSYPAACNAAETLLVQDTALTTVFPGVAAALAAKGVSLRVDEASKAAIASLSLEGVQDVTAEDYDTEHLSLTIGVKTVSSLDEAITHINTHGSHHTDAIMTSDSAEAERFMNEVDSAGVYWNAATRLADGMRYGFGTEVGISTNKIHARGPVGLEGLTIYKYKIRGDYQATADYGDGEGKKPWKHQRLPL
- a CDS encoding MFS domain-containing protein, which translates into the protein MRPDRDDEKVDQGIDEKVEQRSSLERGEVDEKHGGRRPASTVSTSRSSHTQSRADSVRQEQDAIEPVTLGEPLGHIDTRRSAKRSCSRASSARSRPLSIVPRSKRRGLFGSITLVPEIAYPPDYKNSTKWGLTFIIALATAAAPLGSTVVYPALPVLAREFNASETVTNLSVALYMISMAIFPLWWSSFSEQFGRRSIYLVSFTLFVIFSVLSAVSTNITMLVVFRMCAGGASASAHSTGAGSIADLFEVFERGRAMSIFYLGPLLGPLVAPVIGGVLTQELGWQATMWFLAIYGLIVLLMILFFLPETLQRRRPEEALPTEELSRMRTMDSAKVRTKRLVKSVRRFLIDPLGVVRYLRFPAVFITVLLAAIAFGSLYVVNIAIQQKFTRDPYNYGQLLLGLLYIPSGAGYIVGSLCGGHWIDRIMAREARKANRYDENGKLIYLPEDRMRENAWIMVTAYPLALLMFGWTLRYGLPTPVPCVALFFFGISSMLVFSSATTMLTEFIRKSTSSGAALNNLVRNTLSCIGAIVAAPWINAINVGWVFTTICFFCLLVSYTSVWLLRTNATKWRRTMDEALNQ
- a CDS encoding PALP domain-containing protein; this encodes MADLSTTLPLNRDSVIEAHKLISDLVHLTPVLTNRTLTELASTPRTLDGTRFEGRTPARPVLRLWFKCENMQRIGAFKARGAFHAVERLKQEPGWLEGGGKEKGVVTHSSGNHAQALALAARESGIKAHIVMPEISNPKKVAGTKGYGANVIFSGSTAPEREAVANKVIAETGARLVPPYDHPDILLGQGTLGLEFQQQVTELMTTDAEVDGQKKVFRAPATGRDNAGPGVPGGKKEKPGLDAIMTPCGGGGMLSGVALSCEGTGIRVFGAEPSFEGADDGKRGYESGERITAVKTLTVADGLRTPVGEHPWSVIYKRKLVSGMYSVSEEEILAAMRLVYERFKLVVEPSACVPLAVALYDEEFRTMVEKEAGEDGWDLGLVFSGGNVDVDALGKMFAGGK
- a CDS encoding Ketol-acid reductoisomerase, mitochondrial, with protein sequence MASRSFTKTLRAPVARQLASVPRVQQRTFVAAARAAVRAGAVARPVAAGPAQQQIRGVKTIDFAGHKEDVYERADWPQEKLLEYFKNDTLALIGYGSQGHGQGLNLRDNGLNVIVGVRKNGKSWKDAEQDGWVAGKNLFDVDEAISRGTIVMNLLSDAAQSETWPAIKPQLVKGKTLYFSHGFSPVFKDLTKVEVPTDIDVILCAPKGSGRTVRSLFREGRGINSSFAVYQDVTGKAEEKAIALGVAIGSGYLYKTTFEKEVYSDLYGERGCLMGGIHGMFLAQYEVLRERGHSPSEAFNETVEEATQSLYPLIGANGMDWMYEACSTTARRGAIDWSPRFKDALKPVFNQLYDSVKDGSETKRSLEYNSQPDYREKYEAEMQEIRDLEIWRAGKAVRALRPENQK